In Phragmites australis chromosome 18, lpPhrAust1.1, whole genome shotgun sequence, the genomic window TAAGGTTTAAACGTTCCATAATTGTTCTAGAAACTACAAACATAAAGGCAAAACAATAATAGGCATCTGACTAGGGGACCATGACATGACAGTTTATGATAACGCGTCCTTAAAAAGTGTATATTACCTCCCTGAAAGGGGGCATGCCTAAAATAGCTAGAACTTTTTATACTGACAGCTTTTTGCAggttctcaaaaaaaaaaaagctgccTGATGACATGGAGTAAGACTTTTTAAAACTGTACGTCACTAGTAATAACTGGTTTATATGTCAGAGTTATGACTTATAGCATGTTAGGTGGAGGCATATAGAACTGAATATTCTGATTAGACAAGCCAGAAATTTAATCATTTGTATTGAACAAGGGCCAAAGAAGGTCAAACTCTGTAAAGCAAGTGAATAGGTATTCTAACAAACATCATATAAGAAAAGCTCAACGAGATTCAATAATTTATGATTTTAAAAAGAAATGTAAATGAACTACTGCAAAAAAACCTaattctgtattttttttttttaagaaccaaAAAAACCTAATTCTGTATGTGATAAaggtaaaaaaaagaagactTACAAAGGGACTATTTTGCATCCTAGCTCATAAAAGTAAGGGCACCGAACCCTCAAATCAACACAGGCTGCATCAGCTTGGATCTCCTTCCGTGTTCTGCATTAATGCATCATTTTTACATTAGCATTCAAATAACAAAAACTGCGGAACTTTTGTTTCATATTCTACTTTTCAATACCCAAAATTCACGCATTATGCGAAAAACAAACTTTTGAGTGTCATTTGAATATTCAGGGTAACTGAATAGTGTTTTCCTCGTCAGGAAGAATCATGCCTTAAACAAATTCGTTCATTAAGGTATGATAATGCAATTGAGTTGCAACCAGTCCACCAGGGATCAGTTCCTAGTGCCCACAAATAGCCTTCAATAAAGGTTGGCGCTATTGAAGTGCCCTACTTTTAAATAAAAAGGGTTCATGAATGCAATACTATTTCTGTGACAAACTACAGTAGGATACAACTGAGGCAAGATCAGCCAGATCCCTTCATAATTAAGCTCTTGAGAAGAAATTCTAAATACATTTGTTGAACTAAGAATATTATATGCTCTTTTGTACTATACTGTTTCTCTTTAAGAATTTCTGTGTATGCAGCAATGCAATAACAGACGCTGCAAACCGACTTCTGTGTGAAGCATGGAGGTGGATTTATTGACACCGCTTGTTCCAGAGACAGCAGCCCATGCGCAAGCCAAAATGGGAGGTCCACCTTAGCACCTTTCTCTACCTGGATTTAAAAAAGACTAAGATCATCCTTTTTAACAAGAGAAGCATCCCTAGTTCCATTTTCAATAGAAAGAATAAAAGGTATCCACAATGCAAAGCATCCAATTACCAGTTGGGGTTCATGAAAAATATGGCAGCCACGCCAATAAGAATTAAGAAAACGTGTGGTGTTCCAAATAAGTTTAAGCAGGTAAAAAGAGAACACTACATAAGGAGCCTCTCAGCTAACCATTGTTTAACAACTGCATAATTCCTAAACAACCCCATTCAGGAATTATCAGGAGACATGGGGAATTGCTCGATATGTCTTAAGCAGGTCTATATACCCTAGCAGTAAAAACATCGGCGCACAAAATTCATCAGACTGATACTTACACAGTTACTTTCGGCGCCAGGATCTAGCAGGCCGACGCCATTTGCAGTTACTTGAAAAACAACAGAAATAAGCTGCAGCCAGAGCAGAAGCATATTCAGGTCGTCTATTAAGACAAGAATGAATGCAAGAGAGAAGATAAAGCAGGCATCCTTAGTtacctcctcctccatgaggatgtcatcaatgtcgtaataaccaggcatctcaccaagcagacAGGATCACTGCTGCTTACTCTTATTCCTACAGGACCAATTTGCGTCACATCAACGAGCAGCGTATAGTAATTCGTCTCACAGGGCGTCCGGGTATAATTCGAATCATGGTGGAAACATCGCCTGCGGGGTATAGggtgtgtatgtatgtgtgtgtaccTCGATTGGGTAAATCGGTTCAAAGACCTACCTTGCTTCAGCAATTGAGCGATGTTTGGAGGAAATCACAAAGGATTCGAAGCCTCACCTTGCAACGGGCGCCAGGAGGGAGGGGTTaatcgacggcggcggcgggcgacgAAGAAGTGGGGCCGGCGGGCGGCACAGGGGGCACAGGGCGGAGGGGCACTGAGCGGCGGCCTGGGGCGGGAGAGCGATGGGCGGAGGGACGACGAGGGGGGCCGCCGGAGCGCGGATCTGGGCGGAGGCGAGGCTGCCTCTGCCTGAATTGGGAATTGGTTTTCGCGGGTTTGCTTCCGCGCTCAATTGGTGCGAAAATAAAATTGCAAGCTGAACAGTGGGAGCCAGAATGTATTGGATTTGGTTGGAGCAAGACCCAACCCAAACCCGCATCCGCATAGGCTATGATAAACCCGTTGTGTATAGGAGGTGTCCAAAGGTTTCGTTCCTATAAATTCTGTTATTTGATAGTGGATCCAGTCTTATCTCTCTCCACTATTAGATCATAGATAATAGGTCATCTTCTATCTCGTAATTTAGATTAGAGTAACAAGACCATTATACCATTAGCCACATATCAAGCTACACTAATGAGTAGTTTGATTTTTCTCTTTCTAAACATCTTGTTGTGCATCTACGTTACGCACAGGAATGCAAAAACTTATGAGTTTAGTATCCCATATGGGAGGAAGTAGTGTTGGAGTCGAGAGCGGCGACACAAGGCAACACAGGGCCAGTGGCGGTGGTGATAGATATAAGCCACCGCCTTGTGAGTGATGGGAGAGGAGAGCAGTATGCAATAGCCCACGAGAGGTGACCCCAACGAGCGACGATCAGGATGTATCAATTCTGGATAGCGTGGTGCGATCGATTTTGGCACACTACCTCATTTAGGATCTAAGTAGAATATTCTTTGAATTTGTACAAACCGGTCCTAGATAGgttcactactacataaacccctTTTACTGCCGACttcaaaacccccttcactgccagttttagagccgacagtgagTAACAGGAAGTGATAGTCacggactatcactgctggctccgtggaccggtagtgaaaggggttatcactgccgactgaaagcttcagctggcagtgttGTGTCTCTCCCCTTCTACTCCGGCCCTaccctccctctcttcctctccctttctcctcgatctctctgtctctctcccactcaatacatgcatacaatgagacatatgtaatgtaaatcaataataaaggcacatgtattaatacatagtaattcatgtcacacatatatacataatagttctcacaggtcacctcTGAAAAGTCAGTCGAGTTAAGCCAATCCAGTATCCCTTTACCTCTCCCTCGATGAGGATCGCGTCTCCACGCGGACGGCTGATGGCGTATGTACGTGCGGGGACGTAGGGGGCCGATGGCGTATGTACGTGCGAGGACTCGGCCATGACTGATCGACCGCAGTgtcgcctatgctccaggctcgccggcgtgtcaaagacatcgaagtccgaCTCCTGAACGCTAGTACGGTTTGAGCATTCGACCTCCTTGCAGCGCACTGACAGGCCACCCTCTTGTCGTTCTCCTCCTGGGTACGCTTACGGGaggctgcttcttgctcctctgcagCACATAACTGACGGGccaacctctcatcctcctcctcttgggtgCACTGACGGGCCACTGCTTCTTGCTGCTCCTTCgaatcatcgttggaaggccattctgcCGAAGAGTCGTCCGACGGTACCAACTCtgaaatacaccttcattaatatatagtaattcatatcctatattaatacatagtaattaatgtcgttcattaaaatggtgtcatttggcgatatgTAAGACGTCTAACCCTCTGTTAAACTTctccttatcgcatactctgtactagaaggtacggtgtaaTCTAAAGGTTTGTCATTGGTCGACAGCACGATCGGTTTATGAAACTCgtcgtttgggttgataacatgttctatGAAAAACCcggtgatctgttcttgaagggcatttatttctacaggttgtaactcttttgtgcgtagtttggagcgcttcgtttgaagaatcgaaagaattagtccttgaacacgtgtagaaattaaaaagaaggcattgatatgttatttcatacctcaagatcattaaaCCTGACAACATCTCCGTCCGGGCTGAATTCGCgcatgaaagttagaacataaaacacGTAGATCTTTTGccaggtggctgcctcatacacttcaagaggaaatgatcgTTAGTGGAAcaaattgaacctttttattcactAGGAaatgtaagacatgaatattttgTGCGTACCGAAAAGTTGatttttacattatactccttccggaatggaaagtgaataacactctttttacggtaccttgtgtataccctgtacgtgaatatgaataccaattaaacttagatgcaatcgtcgagatgatgaaatgatcgagtttacttgtttagcatgtcgatgagattttggtaagtcgtctgaactctcttttgtgagtccaatacaatgatcttgctcaagtttgggtggatgacgaggatccaatgaaagctGCAGGAATATtttgtcaccatagcaaattaatactagaatcgagttgcccataaaagcagaACGCCCAGGTGCGCAAGCACGTACTCATaactgtagggtaagagtatgcatttcttgtattggtggtgaagtagacacttcaatatgtagGTCTCGGTGAAGTTTGGACTTAGACTCTCCCTTACAAGCGTTTGGTTCACAAGCCTAGGATCGATAAATCCTACTTTACGATCAAATTGTTGTCTGCATGCACAGTTCTCCATTCCacaaaatagagaagttagccatgcaattttaaggtacaagatcatataacatgatttatatgcataagtcacttacagagttcaTGCTCTGACTGTAGCCACgttgagggcatcttcct contains:
- the LOC133898349 gene encoding DNA replication complex GINS protein PSF3-like, with the protein product MPGYYDIDDILMEEELISVVFQVTANGVGLLDPGAESNCVEKGAKVDLPFWLAHGLLSLEQAVSINPPPCFTQKTRKEIQADAACVDLRVRCPYFYELGCKIVPLVSDKSIGLFLRYAFTSRYKEVLSKSHSSSMMTVPKFVPRLTKEETRVFESARESMAAFKKWRAGGVRMQKASILGRKRKTKLPDGPSSTP